The DNA segment GGGTGTAACGATTatgaaactgagactgaaatGCAATACAGATGTCCACAATCTCGGACCGTGATGCCCCCCCACCACATAATCCTCACCACAGAGGCATAGTTACATACCCTCCAACTTTAAACAAGAGGTGACTCCTGATTTGTACGCACACCTATGGCTAACATTTAAGAACACAcgatattaaaaaaaaagacaggttCAGATctggaaatgcattttcttaCCACCTCAGTTAGAGACCAGTCTTCCATATCAAAACTTCCAAAATCCCAGTCAGACAGCAAGCAAGCTGACCCCCAAATGTCAAAGTTACAAGGTGTCACTGTAATGTAATTACTCCATTTCAAATTGTAATCCCTTACACTGCTTCTTACTGAAAAATGTACTTTTGCTCTGCTAAGAATTTTGTTACCACCCAACACTGCAGGGGAAACTCTTTGTTCAGAACAAGTATTCAGATGATTTTGCTTTTCTAGAGCTTTACCAGTACCAGGGATTAAAATTCAGACCTGGTCCTGATGGTAGTGCTACAGGAAATTCTAATCTCTTAGATTTTATGGCAGCCTGCCTGGATTATATCTATCTGAGAGAAACCACACGAAGTTACCAGGTCATCAGATACAGTGGGTTTCATTCTTAGGTGACTATGACTTGCCTTCATATTAAACAAATAATCATAAATAATATTAGGGCCAGTAAGCAcctgtcagagctcagaggagaAGGTTCGACTGCACTCAGACACCTTTGTCATTGACAAATTGAAAGTGTTGACCAATGGGAGgatttgacctgatggtggaaCAAGAGAAAAAGTCATGAAGGACTGTGAATGAAACCAAAACCAAAGTTTGTGGCCAGTGTGTGACGTGAGGGAATACCCAAGAACATCTTCCTTATTCTTCAGAACTAACTGGCTAGGGCCTCATTCATTCTTTGCTTGTCCTTTGTCAGATGGTTTCAAATGTTAATCAGTGTTTTGCTAATTTTAGACTCTTTGAAATTCTTCTTGACCAGCTGgtttaaagacatttaatcCTTTTTACATTTCGCccttttgttaaatgaaaaaatggttTTGTAGGAAAACAAGTTTATTCCCAAGGTAAGGCATCAAAAGAAAGTATTATATTGGTTTCTGTActggttccagacctctgaacCGATCTTCACATCCCTGATTTGTTCTGCAGTCCAAACAGGTCTCGTGGTGTTCcattcatttaaagaaaaacattaaaccaATCTGAGCTTTGTAGGTTCTATTGTAGCTTTGGTTCATTATTTTCCTGCATAGCTAACTAGCTTCTTTTCTAAGTCTTTGGAAAATAGTGCCAAAATTGTTTTGAGTTTACCTACcgaaaaaacaactttattcaTATGAAAAATGTTGACTGCTCCTAGTAGCTGCTGCCACCGCGTCTGTGATGAATGAAGATCACTGTGATCATTAAAGCTTATTACAGTCTTTTAGGGGTCTTTAATGTCTGTATCACATTTCATGGtcatccatccaacagttgaGACACTGTCAACTTCATGGTCACGTGAGAGGAAattcaggggatcaccaaagtcattaggattcatcctcgTACCATATTTCACGGCAAGCCATCGAGTAGATATTTCATTCTAACCCAGAAATCCTAATCTCAATGAGGTGCCAggggaaaagtcaggggatcaccaaaatcaaCAGACTTCATCCTCTTGGGACAAGACTGTCTTTAGCAGAATGTCATGGGAATCCATGTGGTAGTTGTtgggatatttcagtctggacctaAGTGGTGGACAGACCAACAGACCGACATTGCTATTCCTAGTGCCATGCCACTGGTGTGGCTAAAAAAACTCGAGGCTGCAGGTCTGTTTGCATAGCTACAGGCTAGGCCTTGTAATAGTCTCCTGCTTTGCTTCAACATTTTGGCCCTGTTGCCATGAAATAAGGCATCTGGTCTGAGTTTCACATTACAGTGTCGCAGACTCCAGGTTTTCTTGTGTACAGAACAAGGCTTTGTCATTGTCAGTCAGCCACAAGCTCTTCTGTAGTGAAATTGTTCTTTGCTTATGGGTGGTGTCCCTTTGTGTTCTGTGGGTGTTGCATAGCTCACAACAAATTAACTGTTCCTGTTAAACTGCACTAAAGTTAAACATTCCTTTACTTACCCTGTGAACAatatctgacatttttctgtattttttctttcttacaaCACAGTCATTGTTGGAGGGAAGAACCTaatttcccttcttttttttgtttgttggttcCAGAAAGTTCATAAACCTGAGCTCGTATGTCAAGACAAGATTGTTTGTGAAACAGGAGAGGCCACCAATATCTCTATATCTGCATTCCTCTGAGTTGTTCCCTGAAGAGAAAACTCATTGTACTTTGCAAAGTGACAAACCTCTGCTGTTCTGATCATCAATAGATTGTtaattaagcaaaaatgccagaCATTTGCTGTTCccagctcctcaaatgtgaagatttgcagctttctgctgcttattttgGACTGATGGTTAGACCATGAAAGTCATTTGAGACATCACAATGAGTCCAGGGAACTTTCTATGTTCATTCCCActattttaatgacattttacagactaaacgattgagaaataaaaaatcagGGTGAAAAGAATTTGAAAATAGACCACATGAAGCACAAAAACCTGACAACAATACAAAATCTTTGAATCTTAATGCATTATGCAGAGTTGATATTACGTTTATATTCAGCTTCAGGTTATCTCTTCTGGTCTCTTTGTGGTTCCCTTTGGTTCTTTTGTTTCAGGATTTTCCCCCAGCGGGAGCTCGGTCTGCTACTTCATTTCTGTGACTTAATATGTGTTGCATGGCCTGGCACCGTTGTGTTTTGCTGCCTCCATTGGCCTGAGGCTCAGTGGAGACAAAAGACTCTCCTGTTGAGAGGGTATGGATGTGGCCTGATGTCTGCGATGGAAAATGTTTGGCTCATCTGGCTCCTCACTGACATGCAATTTGCTTCTGGTGCTTTTATCCTTGTACttttaccattttttttcttccctagGTGCTCCCAAAGTGGCTGTGcatgtttctatttttcattaaaaagaaacagaccatagcaaaaacaaagaaacaacaacaaaataacaaacagaagcagcagtaggattaatataaatgtatttctctGGTCTTATTGGCTGTGCAGCATTTGCGTGGTGAGTCTGTTCCAGTGGATCTCTTCAATGGCAATGAGGTCTTCCAGTTTAAAGAAATGGAGTGGTGTTGCTGTTTGAACTGACTGAGCATGCTCTGTGGAGACCCTCTGAAGAAGAGGGCCGACAGAGGGAGCCACCAGGTCACATGACCGGCGAGGTGAATGTGCATGcggggaaagaaaaggaaaagaggaacaaTCTGTTCGAGAcattctcgctctctctccctctctctgtccccccccctccctctctccctctctctctctcaaacgcacacactctctctctctctctctctctctctctcaaacactcactccctctctgACGCCTTCTTCTTCTCAATGGAGGCCATGAGAAGAAAGCAGGTATGATGCTTCCTGTAGGCACACAAGGGAAAAGACATGTTAGCTTTATACTCTTCACCCTTGGTTGGGTTTGAAAGGTCTGAGGAGATGCATAGTTTTGCTTCCCAGCTCCTTTTAGCCATTTTCTATAAAAGTTGGTTTGAGCTCTTGCTGTCTTCTCGTTGAGATGGTTTCTCAGTTTGTAAGATGTGCTTCTcaagacagacagctgctgctgctgttgctgttgctgctgctgctgctgctttatcagCAACTGATTTCTCTTGATTCCTGAAATCGAGGACATAGTCTCGAGGAGCATTTTTTTGGTAGCAGTGCTGCTGCATCTGAGAGAGATTTGAGTGTGGTGTCATGGATTAGCACAACTGCTGTATTTAGAGCAGTCACGGCACAGGAAATATGATGTCATTCTCGATATGGGAAGATGGAAGTCTGACCTCTTGGAAGATCTGGAAACTGTTCAGATCCAGTCTCCCTTTGTTCTGttatccctcctcctctgtgctctcagTGCATCCCTCATGGTTACTATGTAATGACGTTCCCAGGGACTGGGTGTTTGTGACCAGGAATATACTGGAACATAAGGCTGCAGTGACTTTTTATCAGTCTAAATGATGCATGTTAGGCTGCAGTGTGAGCTTCCATGTTTAGGTCTGCAGGTCTACTGAGCAGCTGACTCTGGCTCAGGGTCAGACTTTGCATGTCTTTATCAGTTTGCACAGTTAGTCACTGGGCGTGTAAATCATTTGCATATTCTTAGAGATTATTTGAAACTCTATGCAAAGCAGTCTCACGtttctgtgaaatgtttgttttttttttttttcctttattcagATTGTGGACAGTAGGGAAGTTACAGGAAATGAAGGGGAAGAGGAAGGATGGCATTCCGCTCTCAAACTGAGGTTGTTTTGTGATTGCACGATCAGAGTGTCAGACTGTTAGGAAGCCTCATATGTGTGATTTTTGCTTTCAGAATATGCAGAACCAAGATTTTTTTACCACATTACTCtagagcagtggttcccaaacctGAGTTTGTGACAGTGGAGGGGGTTTGAGTGGTTTGTGAGATAATTTTCAACTTATGAAGCACTCTAACTCTGGTTTTTGCAAAATAAAGATTtacttaattaaaacaaataaaaaacgTTTCTGTTGCGCAAAATCTGTTCTTTTTCTGACTTGCTTccaatctttgttttttttcttgttagaCACTGGATAGTTTCGCCTCTTCAGGCCTCTTGAAATTTGAATTCACAAAGCAATCTGACAAGGTCAAACAGCTCCACAGCCCATATACGAGAGCTAACAAGTGGCTGCTGAGATCATTcgcaaaaataaaatatgagaaCCATTGCTTTAGAAGGCCAGGAAGGCAACTCGTCCTTTGTTTTCTTAGGCTGTGTGAAATGCTCTCTTGTACTTTATCGTCTCATCTCATTGGGGTGTTGTAACAGCTGATTGTGTAAAgtgttttgtgctttgtgtttggGGAGCTCTGACTTGTTTTCAGGCCTTTTGCAATAGATCTAAAGATAGGTCACATCAGTGTGAACGTCCACGCTTTGTTACATATCAGGTTCACATTATGTTGTAGGGACAGTGAATGATTGActcatttgaattttttataGCATTAGAAATGCCAGATGTAATCTAATGTacttaattataataattaccAAGCTTatttgcagtttaaaaaaaggtccAATCTGGATTGAAAACTCTGACCCATTGGAGCTTTATTTTCACAGCCGTGGTTGAAGCTTTGgtctatttaaatgtttttaatgtgctaCTTGAGGCTCCTGATCAGCACTCATAACCCTTGGCTTCATATTTGGAGCTTCTTTCAGCAGCAACCATATCCCCATCCACAAGCTTCCAGACCCCTACGTTCTCCATCTAGTGGAAAACTGCTGCAATGGCCGCGTTGTGTCAGTAAACAATCTGGTTGCGAAATGGCGGAGATCTGCAGACAGCCTTCTCTGCCTCCCTTCCCCccctctcctttctgtctccaGTGTATGTTCCACTTTCCACCACTAGGGGGAGGGATGAggctggtgttttttttctttatggtAACTGGGTTTTCCTCAATATATAAAAACAAGGAACTAAGTgattcttcttctcttcatcctcacGTGTGCTCACTAGACTCCTTAAGATCATACACCACAGAGGACTCTCCCCAGACTAGATGTTCTTTGCGAAACACCCTCAGTCATTGTGCTCACAGACCGGTTCTTGGCCTGACCTTGTTGCTGTTTGACAAAGGTGCACGTTCGAGTTCGGCTCAGGGACTCAGGAGCACGTGTTCGGAGAATGATTTGGGAAATCTGTCCCGATGGCTCATTTAGTTGGCATCTCAGTCGTATGCAGGCTTCAGGACACACGCTCTCTGTCAAATCTGGGGATTTGACTGTCAGAGCCCTTGGAGAAGAGAATTTAAGTGTCTGATTCAGTTTGTTAGAGCAAAGCTGTCAGTGGGCTCTGTCTCTGGCAGGTCCTTTGATTGGGTTAGTTTGTAGGAATAATGCCTCCCCTGCTTTCCCAGGACAATCATGCTCAGTACCTGTGTTTTACCAGTCAGCATGTGTCTGCATATCTACCTTTACTCTGCTGGGTATGAGTGTAAATCTCTCCCTTCAGTGCTGGTTATGCTGCTCTTCAAGGGCAAACTATCCTAGGCCCACTTAATCTACAATCTTGGAACAAAAGGGAGTGGTTTCTACATGTAAAGTTGGACCCCAAAAGAAAGCAATGATTCCTAAAGGATTCATTATGTTTCCTTGGTCTCCTTTTGGGCCCATTTTCTCAGACTGAGCATGAGGTTGCTGGTCTGCTCTGGAGGAAGAGACTGTTCTGCATTTCCTGGTGTTGCCTACTCAACTGCTTCCTCCTTTGAGATGTAAAGACGGTCTGTGGGTGTTTGAGATTTCTTTttctgaagctgcagcaggcacCTACTGCTCTTCTGGTTGGCTGTTAACAAAGAGAGTCAGACAATGAGAGTGCATGGGGGTCGCCTTCATTCCCTGGGCTTACTCTGTAATCTTTGATTGTGACAAAGACATACTGttgaaaagcacaaacaaaGAGGGgtgtttttttgcctttataTGGATAAAAGTAAGTTTAGAATTGGTTAGTCAGTCGccagaaaatgaatcaacatCCATTTtacaagcaaaaatgccaaacattctctgctttcagcttctcaaatgtgaggatttgctccTTTTGCCTGTTTTATTTAACTTAGAGCTgctgcttaaaacccaaaaatgttcagtttacaaagaaataaaactgagaaaatcagCAGATCCTCTCATTTGAGAGCCATAaaaccagagaatgtttggcaTTCTTGCTTGACTACAGCATTAATGAACTAATCGATCAGTTGAGTAATTGTTTCAACACTGATATTGTAGATCTAATATCTTTGGGTATTGGATTGAAGAGAGGCTACCCTGAGCTAATGATGAGTGCTTTTAACTATATttagacattttacagacaaagcGGGTAATTGAAAAAGTTATCcacagattaactgataataaatatgatatgatatgatatatgtGGTCTGTTTTCATCAGCCGGCTGGTCTAGCCAAGGGCAGCGTGGATAAGGGTGCATCTGCAAAGAAAGAGGGACTCGATCCAGCAAGCAACGGAGAGGAGAAGCCAGGTATTGGTCAAAAGTAAACCTGAAATTTCTTTGTTATTTATGGGAATGACATTGTAATTTGCATAATGTCCTTGGTGTTGGTCcacagatggagacaaagaggTAGCAGCCAGACTGGCCTCTTCCCCCGCAGCTGAGGCAATGCTCAACGGCACTGAATGTGACGACACGAGGCACATGAGCCCGACGCACGGCTCCACAACAGGCAGCAACAAGACTTTACTGTTGGTAAATGAAAATGGCGTGCCCGACACGGAGCCACCGCACGGCTCCGTCACTGGAAGCAATGGATTCATTCTCactaagcagcagcagcagcaggaaggcaGCTCTGCGGCGACGCCAGGTTTGGGAGTTTCTCCTCACAGGACTAACTGGTTGCCTTCGGGCACATCAACAGGGGGGCACGTTGTCAAACCCCTCCCTGCCTCGGCGTCAGGGTGTGCGCAGCCCTCGGGTGCATTAAGGACTGACCCCAGTACAGGAACTACGTTGGGTATATCAGACACTAAAAATGGCACAGCCCCGTCTCCTGCTACGACTCCAGCACCCGTTACGATACACAGAGCGCGCAAGACCATGTCCAGACCTGCCGTCAGCCCGGCACAGAAGGTAAACAGTCAGACTCTGGAGCATTATCAGCAGCTCATTGGTTTTCTCTGCTCCCTGCTCTCATTACTTCTAGTGATATCTTTGAAATATATAATAAGAATATTGTTCAAATATctgtaaatgacaaaaatgtatgGATGTCCAAACAAAGTATGAGGACACAGGAGTCATTACAGCCATAGTTAGGAAGCTCTaacagcctcctctcctctggaaGACTTTTTACAAGATTTTGGGACCTGGCTGCAGGAATTTGATCCCATTAGGTCATAAcagcattagtgaggtccaGTGCTGATCTTGGGTATTAAGGCCTGGCTTTAATGGAGTTGAGgtcagagctctgtgtagaccggtcaagttcttccacaccaaactggAGAAACCGTTAATTTAAGGACTGGGGTTTTTTGCAGAAGGGCTTTATCAtgctgaaacaggaagaggCCTTCAGCAAAGTGTTGACACAGTGGGAAGACAACTATTGTCTAAAATATCATTGTGTAGTGTAGCATTACCCAAACAATGAACTACTACAGCTATGTCCATGTATCTTTGTCCAGATGAGGTCAAATTAACAGAGAAGATGATCAAATTGTTGTTCAGTGTGGTGACCTGTGTTCTCTTACATCAGACAGTTCTCTTTGAATGTGTAAAACAAACTTAAATAAGTAATTTGCACTGAATTAATGTGGATAACAGAATTTTCTAAAACGACTTTGGACTTTGTCTAATGTAAATCACAGTGGTTATGTGTCTTGCAGCAGAGTAGACAATCGTGTATATAAAATCTGTGTGGGCGGCAAATCTAACCCAGTCATCCTAAAAACATTTCGTTCTTGTCACCCACAGCTTCTTAACAGGGAATTAAGAGAAGCAAAAAGTgccaaaatggagaaaatggagaCTCCCGTCGCGCCTGACGCACAGAAATCCTCGCAGCAGTCCTCCTCTCAGAACCATCTACCTCAGAGTCCACCAGACACGCCAGCTTCAGCACAAACAGCGTCATCCACCTCACCAGCACCAGcggctcctccagctcctccggcttctccagctccagctccaacCCCAGCCAAGCTCCAAATAGGTCAGACAGATTCCAGTGACACATGACAGAATGTTTCAGATTTGCGGAGAAAAGTAATCAGTTGATTGAAACGGAGCGTCGTCTCCAGGCacagtgtaaaatgtgttgttctCGTCTCACGCTGTAGGCCCTTACTCAGGAGGGTTGTCATCCCgtaagaagaagaggaggatgggaaCGTACAGCCTGGTTCCCAAGAAGAAAACCAAAGTGCTTAAGCAGAGAACTGTGCTTGAAATGTTTAAGGAACTACAACATTCTGCCAAGAGCCCACAGGTCTCTGCTCCTCACATGGCCGACATCTCATTTTGGaaaaatcaacaaaccaaaAGTGCACTCTGGCACATGTTTAGTCAAAAGTTAACATATAAATCTCATTATTAGGCTACcacctttctgtctctgaccGAACTGTTGGTGATCAATTTGGgagaagaatgtgtggaataaaaagatgatatttctgcttctgctgcgTTGATTCTGAtccctaaaaaaaaagaaacaaactgttcataaaacaaagaaaacaagaagatTTATTTATCCAAGTATGCAGCCTGCCTCTGTAATGACTAGGCCAACAAAAAGCAACAGGTTGTGGATGTTTCCTAAAGAAAATACAGCCTGAAACCAACAGGATATATCTCATCAAAGTAAACCTTCAATAgaaaccatttttgatgctctGTTCAAAAGATGCGTTACAGTAATGTATATGTCACAGTATATTCACAGATTCCTGTGATCATCTCACTTCCTTTCTTGTCTTACAGGCTAAAGAGGTAGCAAACATTAATGGGGAGAAGGTGGAAAATGCATCTGAGGAGGACGAGTCGGAGGAGGTggagtctgaggaggaggaaggtcaGCAGCCAGCGGAGGAACCTGTCAGCGCTGCTCAGGAAGCAACATCTGAACCAGTCTCTCAGGTTGGAACATCACACACTTCTTTCCTTATTCAAAGGTCAAGGTGACTGTTACCTCACCTTTGACCATTACTCGAGAATTAATTCACTTATTATGACagacatttcacacaaatgtcacaAACAGGATAAATGGATGAAGCGATGACGTTTGTattcaaaaggtcaaaggtcaacttcacctTCAGCTTAGCAGAAACACTTCTCTGGTCTTAACAGCCGTAACAGTGAAAGTGTTAAATCAGTGATTAATTAGCATCTTAAACATCATCAGTATTGACCAACATTAAGCAACATGTTCACATGCACGTGAGTTTCCCAGGTTCTGTCTTGAATGTTAGTAATTTGTGTTTTTCGTGGTGGAGGTGGGAGACGAGCAGGAGTCTGACGAGTCTGGagatgaggaaggagaggaggagggcacAGAGTCCGACATGGTAAGACCCACTCACCACCATTACTCCACCTAACTACACCCGAGTGTTAGATACCATCTCATCCCACCTCTTTTGACAGAAGAAGATGAGAGGCGAGTGCAGTGTTATTAAATTACTTTCTGTTATTGAAATCATCTCTGTGAATGAACTCCATCTCTCCGCCTCAGAGCACGGAGTCTGGTCTGAAGAAGaagttgaaaaagaaaacaaaaggagacaGCGCGTGGCTCAGGCCGTCCAGGAAACGAAAGAGGAGGATAAAAGCAAAAGGTGACCAccgttgtttttttttcttacatctCATAGCGTCTCACAAATATAACATTGTTGCTTTAGGCTATATAttcagattttctttgtcttttactgTTGCTCTGCTCAGAACTGGAGGTGGTGGTTCAGCCTCAGGCTTCAGCTCAAACCCCGACAGGTGATCGGAAGGAGTACACACAGATTCTCCCACCTCACACAGAGTCCGTCGACCTCAACAAGCCGGAGGAGCAGGTGGTTCCCTCACAGAACAAAGGTGAGCACAGAGGAAAGCAGGAACCTGTGTTTTACCCACCAGAAATTTAGACTAGTTCTTCTGCTGTAGCTTATGTTAAGACAACATTTAGAACAAAAGGAATGTGGCgtcttttgttaaatgaaaaatatgtttttgtagaAACATATTCCTCAGGCTCAGGTATcaagaaattagtttttttcaACTGAAACAGTGACATTACTGCATCTCTGCGTGACTGCTCCTACATTTTCCAGCTAACCTATGAATTGGGTCTTTGCAGACGTTTCAGAGTCAGCAGTGGAGGAGGCTCAGGAGctccctctctgcagctgccGCATGGAGACGCCCAAGAGTCGAGAGATTCTCATCCTGGCAGACAGGAAGTGCATGGCCACGGAGAGTGTTGACGGACAGCTGACCCGCTGCCAGAGCGCTGTGCTGAAACACGAAATGATGCGTCCCTCCAACTCCGTTCAGCTGCTGGTACTGTGCGAGGACCACCGCAACGGCATGGTGAAGCACCAGTGCTGCCCGGGCTGCGGCTTCTTCTGCAGGGCTGTGAGTACAGTCGCTGGATTAGATTCAGGCCTCCAGCTGCAGTTAGATCACGTCTCACTGGAATATCTGTGCGTTTGATTCAACAGCTGAGTCTAGTCTAAGACATTTTATACAAGACATTACTCTACACTTCAACACATTATGTAAATTACTCTGGGGGAATGAGGCTGCACTAAACGCTTTGGGGCAAAAACAGTTTGAATCAGGCTTGGAAACTCTTTTCCTTCCATGTTTCCTTCACTCTGAATTATAGAGTGATGGAAAAATGCAAAGAATTTAGGGGAAGATGGCTGCTCTGACAAAGAAAGGAGGAGCAGCTTGTCCCAAACTTACTAAACTTTTCTCACAACACACAATCATCTAGAGCTGGTTGATTGTGTGTCGTTAGAAACACACGAGTTGTTGATTCAAAAGAAAAGAACTTtgatttttacagtgtaaagtTAAAGCTGCAGCTTTTTGAGGATAGGACATCTCAGATCAACATCAGAGGCTGatttaaaatctgatgtttcTGGACTAAAACAATCTGTGGAATATAGCAAAACTCTCACTGAAGAAACTAATGAAGGAACATCAAGTGTTTGGAGAATATAACCATGACCTTGgtgaataaatgaaagaaaaaaaatgcaagcaCTTCCTTTAAAATGCctttaaacagaaagaaaaaatattagaGGTTAATGTGTGACTTCCTGACTTCTCACTGTAATCTGGTGTCGTGTGTATACTTctgttttgagtgtgtttgcttacttgctttttgttttgtgattgtgCAGGGGACCTTCATGGAGTGCCAACCAGACGTCAGCATCTCTCACCGTTTCCACCGCGCTTGTGCCTCGATGCTGAAAGGTCAAAGCTTCTGTCCCCACTGCGGAGAGGAGGCCAGCAAGGCCAAGGAGGTCACCATCGCCAAGGCTGACACCACCTCCACTGTGCCCACCGCGCTGGCACACGGACCTGCCACACCTGGGGCCCCCGAGGGCAGAGCAGACACCACCACTGGCAGGTAAACTACCAACTGTGGTGTCGTGATGATTGGAGCCTTTTTAGAAAAATGTCTCCCCACAACTAAaggtgttttcttgtttgttttccagctctTCTCGTCTGGCTGTCGGGGCTGAGGCCAGCGGTCGGGCCGacagctctctgtctgttcGCTCTGCACACGGACTCGACACCTCTGCCATTCCTGGCTCGTCAAGGACTGCGACTCTGCAGGCCAGTATGGGAATAACAGCTTCACCAACAGTTCCTCAAGGACCACCGAGAGAAACTCTAGAGAGCATCCTGGTAGCTCTGGACACAGAGAAGTGAGTCGCACCACAAGAGCGACAGCTTAATTTATCtaaacgaaaaaaaaaaacctgtggaAATGAACTcagttttttcttgtgtttgttttgatcagGCCCAAGAAGCTGCGTTTTCACCCCAAGCAACTTTACCTCTCAGCCAAACAGGGAGAGCTCAAGAGGGTCTTGCTCATGTTGGGTATGTTAGCTCCACCCGGGCCGTTTAGAAATCCTGTTTTTAATAAAACCTCCTGTACCTCTTTTCCTCTGATGGTTCTTTGTGCCCCTGCTG comes from the Lates calcarifer isolate ASB-BC8 linkage group LG9, TLL_Latcal_v3, whole genome shotgun sequence genome and includes:
- the ehmt1b gene encoding histone-lysine N-methyltransferase EHMT1 isoform X1 codes for the protein MCMRGKKRKRGTICSRHSRSLSLSLSPPLPLSLSLSQTHTLSLSLSLSLSNTHSLSDAFFFSMEAMRRKQPAGLAKGSVDKGASAKKEGLDPASNGEEKPDGDKEVAARLASSPAAEAMLNGTECDDTRHMSPTHGSTTGSNKTLLLVNENGVPDTEPPHGSVTGSNGFILTKQQQQQEGSSAATPGLGVSPHRTNWLPSGTSTGGHVVKPLPASASGCAQPSGALRTDPSTGTTLGISDTKNGTAPSPATTPAPVTIHRARKTMSRPAVSPAQKLLNRELREAKSAKMEKMETPVAPDAQKSSQQSSSQNHLPQSPPDTPASAQTASSTSPAPAAPPAPPASPAPAPTPAKLQIGPYSGGLSSRKKKRRMGTYSLVPKKKTKVLKQRTVLEMFKELQHSAKSPQAKEVANINGEKVENASEEDESEEVESEEEEGQQPAEEPVSAAQEATSEPVSQVGDEQESDESGDEEGEEEGTESDMSTESGLKKKLKKKTKGDSAWLRPSRKRKRRIKAKELEVVVQPQASAQTPTGDRKEYTQILPPHTESVDLNKPEEQVVPSQNKDVSESAVEEAQELPLCSCRMETPKSREILILADRKCMATESVDGQLTRCQSAVLKHEMMRPSNSVQLLVLCEDHRNGMVKHQCCPGCGFFCRAGTFMECQPDVSISHRFHRACASMLKGQSFCPHCGEEASKAKEVTIAKADTTSTVPTALAHGPATPGAPEGRADTTTGSSSRLAVGAEASGRADSSLSVRSAHGLDTSAIPGSSRTATLQASMGITASPTVPQGPPRETLESILVALDTEKPKKLRFHPKQLYLSAKQGELKRVLLMLVDGIDPNFKMESQNKRTPLHAAAEGGYKDICHMLVQAGANLDMCDEDQRTPLMEACENNHMETVLYLLRAGASATHKDVEGFTCLHLAAKSGHYNIVEHLLSTGLININCQDDGGWTAMIWATEYKHVDQVKLLLSKGADISIRDKEENICLHWAAFSGSVEIAELLLNANCDLQAVNIHGDSPLHIAARENRLDCVTLFLSRGADVFLKNREGETPPDCCSHNSKAWAALQANRRERDAKNTRHSREEKILHSDIALGQESVPIPCVNSVDSEPYPDNYKYIPENCVTSPMNIDRNITHLQYCVCKEDCSASICMCGQLSLRCWYDKSGRLLPEFCHEEPPLIFECNHACSCWRTCKNRVVQNGLRTRLQLFRTSKKGWGVRALQDIPQGTFVCEYVGEIISEAEAEMRQNDAYLFSLDDKPQDLYCIDARFYGNISRFLNHMCEPNLFACRVFTTHQDLRFPHIAFFASENIKAGEELGFNYGDHFWEVKSKLFSCECGSSKCKYSAAAMASLQADSTPEDQQQPSASPDTSSSNSPPSPS
- the ehmt1b gene encoding histone-lysine N-methyltransferase EHMT1 isoform X2 — encoded protein: MASVGTEPAGLAKGSVDKGASAKKEGLDPASNGEEKPDGDKEVAARLASSPAAEAMLNGTECDDTRHMSPTHGSTTGSNKTLLLVNENGVPDTEPPHGSVTGSNGFILTKQQQQQEGSSAATPGLGVSPHRTNWLPSGTSTGGHVVKPLPASASGCAQPSGALRTDPSTGTTLGISDTKNGTAPSPATTPAPVTIHRARKTMSRPAVSPAQKLLNRELREAKSAKMEKMETPVAPDAQKSSQQSSSQNHLPQSPPDTPASAQTASSTSPAPAAPPAPPASPAPAPTPAKLQIGPYSGGLSSRKKKRRMGTYSLVPKKKTKVLKQRTVLEMFKELQHSAKSPQAKEVANINGEKVENASEEDESEEVESEEEEGQQPAEEPVSAAQEATSEPVSQVGDEQESDESGDEEGEEEGTESDMSTESGLKKKLKKKTKGDSAWLRPSRKRKRRIKAKELEVVVQPQASAQTPTGDRKEYTQILPPHTESVDLNKPEEQVVPSQNKDVSESAVEEAQELPLCSCRMETPKSREILILADRKCMATESVDGQLTRCQSAVLKHEMMRPSNSVQLLVLCEDHRNGMVKHQCCPGCGFFCRAGTFMECQPDVSISHRFHRACASMLKGQSFCPHCGEEASKAKEVTIAKADTTSTVPTALAHGPATPGAPEGRADTTTGSSSRLAVGAEASGRADSSLSVRSAHGLDTSAIPGSSRTATLQASMGITASPTVPQGPPRETLESILVALDTEKPKKLRFHPKQLYLSAKQGELKRVLLMLVDGIDPNFKMESQNKRTPLHAAAEGGYKDICHMLVQAGANLDMCDEDQRTPLMEACENNHMETVLYLLRAGASATHKDVEGFTCLHLAAKSGHYNIVEHLLSTGLININCQDDGGWTAMIWATEYKHVDQVKLLLSKGADISIRDKEENICLHWAAFSGSVEIAELLLNANCDLQAVNIHGDSPLHIAARENRLDCVTLFLSRGADVFLKNREGETPPDCCSHNSKAWAALQANRRERDAKNTRHSREEKILHSDIALGQESVPIPCVNSVDSEPYPDNYKYIPENCVTSPMNIDRNITHLQYCVCKEDCSASICMCGQLSLRCWYDKSGRLLPEFCHEEPPLIFECNHACSCWRTCKNRVVQNGLRTRLQLFRTSKKGWGVRALQDIPQGTFVCEYVGEIISEAEAEMRQNDAYLFSLDDKPQDLYCIDARFYGNISRFLNHMCEPNLFACRVFTTHQDLRFPHIAFFASENIKAGEELGFNYGDHFWEVKSKLFSCECGSSKCKYSAAAMASLQADSTPEDQQQPSASPDTSSSNSPPSPS